One segment of Anomalospiza imberbis isolate Cuckoo-Finch-1a 21T00152 chromosome 2, ASM3175350v1, whole genome shotgun sequence DNA contains the following:
- the GPR18 gene encoding N-arachidonyl glycine receptor, with protein MTPENSHTEEYRIASLVFYSFVFTVGLLVNATALWVFSCTTKKRTTITVYMMNVALLDLFFIFSLPFRIIYHGTVTWPFGDTFCRILGAFTVFYPAIALWLLAFISVDRFMAIVQPKHVKELKNTKKAVLACTGIWIMTLSTTSPLVFLRSDPDQASNFTTCMKMLDIIHLKEVNTLNFCRLIFFFLIPLFIMMGCYLVIIYNFIHGKTSKLKPKAKERSIRIIVTLIAQVLICFVPFHICFAFLMLQDENTSYNPWAAFTTFLMNLSTCLDVILYYIVSKQFQARVISVILYRNYLRSVRRKSFRTGSVRSLNNMNSEMI; from the coding sequence ATGACACCAGAAAATTCCCACACAGAAGAATACAGGATTGCATCACTGGTCTTCTACAGCTTTGTGTTCACAGTGGGATTGTTGGTGAATGCCACTGCACTATGGGTGTTCAGCTGCACTACCAAGAAGAGAACAACTATAACTGTATATATGATGAATGTTGCATTACTTGAcctgttttttatattttccttgcCTTTTCGGATAATCTACCACGGGACAGTAACATGGCCTTTTGGAGATACATTCTGCCGGATCCTCGGGGCTTTCACTGTGTTTTATCCAGCCATTGCTCTGTGGCTGCTTGCTTTTATCAGTGTAGACAGATTTATGGCTATTGTCCAGCCCAAACATGTCAAAGAactaaaaaatacaaaaaaagctgtgctggcttGCACTGGAATCTGGATAATGACCCTCTCAACAACATCCCCATTGGTGTTTTTACGGTCTGATCCAGATCAAGCCTCAAATTTCACCACCTGCATGAAAATGCTAGATATCATCCACTTAAAGGAAGTAAATACACTGAATTTTTGTcgcttgatttttttctttttgatccCCTTGTTTATCATGATGGGGTGTTACCTAGtcattatttataattttattcatGGCAAGACTTCCAAACTGAAGCCAAAGGCCAAGGAGAGATCCATAAGAATTATAGTTACTCTCATTGCCCAGGTACTCATCTGCTTTGTACCCTTCCACATTTGCTTTGCCTTCCTGATGTTGCAAGATGAAAATACAAGTTACAATCCCTGGGCAGCCTTTACCACCTTTCTCATGAATCTCAGTACATGCTTGGATGTTATACTGTACTACATTGTTTCCAAACAATTCCAGGCAAGAGTCATCAGTGTAATCCTTTATCGCAATTACCTTCGAAGCGTGCGCAGGAAAAGTTTTCGAACTGGAAGTGTAAGATCGCTCAATAATATGAACAGTGAAATgatataa